One genomic region from Accipiter gentilis chromosome Z, bAccGen1.1, whole genome shotgun sequence encodes:
- the PTGER4 gene encoding prostaglandin E2 receptor EP4 subtype: MSFDPTIMPPANGSANGTASGAEGGKPPTIPTVMFIFGVVGNLIAIVVLCKSRKEQKETTFYTLVCGLAVTDLLGTCLVSPVTIATYLQNRWPGGPALCEYSSFILLFFGLSGLSIICAMSIERYLAINHAYFYNHYVDKKLAGLTLFAIYASNVLFCALPSMGLGRSTLQYPYTWCFIDWRAKKATHAAYSYMYAGFSSFLIMVTVICNILVCVALIRMHRQFMRRTSLGTDTTSSRLSDFRRRRSFRRMAGAEIQMVILLIATSLVVVICSIPLVVRVFVNQLYQPESVRDVRQNPDLQAIRIASVNPILDPWVYILLRKTVLSKAIEKIKCLFCRIGGARRQHSGGNFNCVDGRRTSSAMSSQSPSFISRELREISSTSQTLLYPPELSESSVGSRVPLPGPSASLAQPDTMSVRTLRSSETSDSSQGQDSESVFLVNGIRSGGGASSTSKGSPLQVTFPTETLNLSEKCI; the protein is encoded by the exons ATGTCCTTCGACCCCACCATCATGCCACCTGCGAACGGCTCTGCCAACGGGACCGCCAGCGGGGCCGAGGGTGGGAAGCCCCCCACCATCCCCACCGTCATGTTCATCTTCGGCGTGGTGGGCAACCTCATAGCCATCGTGGTGCTCTGCAAGTCCAGGAAGGAGCAGAAGGAGACCACTTTCTACACCCTGGTCTGCGGGCTGGCAGTCACCGATCTCTTGGGGACCTGCCTGGTGAGTCCGGTCACTATTGCCACTTACCTGCAGAACCGCTGGCCAGGTGGACCGGCGCTGTGTGAGTACAGctccttcatcctcctcttctttgGACTCTCTGGCCTCAGCATTATCTGTGCCATGTCTATAGAGAGGTACCTGGCCATCAACCATGCCTATTTCTACAACCATTACGTAGACAAGAAGCTGGCAGGGCTCACGCTCTTTGCCATCTACGCTTCCAACGTGCTGTTCTGCGCCCTCCCCAGCATGGGGCTCGGCAGATCTACCTTGCAGTACCCTTACACTTGGTGTTTCATAGACTGGCGAGCAAAGAAGGCCACCCATGCGGCATATTCCTACATGTACGCTGGCTTCAGCTCCTTCCTAATCATGGTCACGGTGATCTGCAACATCCTGGTGTGCGTGGCCCTCATTCGCATGCACCGCCAGTTCATGCGACGCACGTCCTTGGGGACAGACACCACCTCCAGCCGTTTATCTGACTTTCGCAGACGCCGGAGCTTCCGTCGGATGGCCGGAGCGGAGATCCAGATGGTTATTCTGCTCATTGCCACTTCCCTGGTGGTGGTCATCTGCTCCATTCCTCTGGTG GTCCGTGTCTTTGTGAACCAGCTGTACCAGCCGGAATCAGTGAGGGATGTGAGGCAAAACCCTGACCTGCAAGCCATCCGCATTGCCTCGGTGAACCCCATCTTGGACCCATGGGTCTACATCCTCCTCCGCAAGACTGTGCTCAGCAAAGCCATCGAGAAGATCAAATGCCTCTTCTGCCGCATTGGAGGGGCTCGGAGACAGCACTCGGGGGGCAATTTCAACTGCGTGGATGGCCGCAGGACCTCCTCTGCTATGTCAAGTCAGTCACCCTCCTTCATCTCCCGTGAGCTGAGGGAGATCAGCAGCACCTCACAAACGCTGCTCTACCCGCCGGAGTTAAGCGAAAGCAGCGTCGGGAGTCGCGTGCCGCTTCCAGGCCCCAGTGCCAGCTTGGCTCAGCCTGACACCATGTCAGTAAGGACACTGCGCAGCTCGGAAACCTCGGACTCTTCCCAGGGACAGGATTCCGAGAGCGTCTTCCTGGTGAATGGGATCAGGTCTGGTGGCGGGGCCAGCTCTACATCCAAGGGCAGCCCACTGCAGGTCACCTTCCCTACAGAGACATTGAATTTATCAGAAAAGTGTATCTAG